Proteins encoded together in one Chitinophaga varians window:
- a CDS encoding DUF6728 family protein — MKRFWQQILRYFYIGKGDPNAPKTRYVAMMHGMNRISIILFLIALIVMIVRLIRRH; from the coding sequence ATGAAACGTTTCTGGCAACAAATATTAAGATACTTCTATATTGGCAAAGGGGACCCTAACGCGCCTAAAACACGTTATGTAGCGATGATGCACGGCATGAACCGCATCTCGATCATTCTTTTTCTGATTGCCCTGATTGTGATGATTGTGAGGCTGATAAGAAGACACTAA
- the lpxB gene encoding lipid-A-disaccharide synthase, with the protein MKYYIIAGEASGDLHGSNLVKQMKQLDTAADIRGWGGDMMEAAGVNVVKHYKELAFMGFVEVVMNLRTILRNMEMCKKDIAAFKPDVLVLVDYPGFNMRIAEWAKQQGIKIVYYISPQVWAWKENRVKKLKRDVDKMLCILPFEQDFYRKWNYETEYVGHPLVEVIKAAKEEPADTPLSDKPIVAVLPGSRKQEVSVKLPIMLTMAKHFPEYQFVVAQAPSLDDHFLESLTGQHPNVSMVKGKTYKLLRQAKAALVTSGTATLETALFGVPEVVCYKGNPISYFFAKKLIKVKYISLVNLIMDRLVVKELIQHDLTEENLLKELTSLLKDDKARQHLMADYAELWHKLGERDASRRAAEVIVNYAKNK; encoded by the coding sequence CGTGGATGGGGAGGCGATATGATGGAAGCCGCCGGGGTGAATGTGGTGAAACACTACAAGGAACTGGCCTTTATGGGCTTTGTGGAAGTGGTGATGAATCTCCGAACGATCCTGCGTAATATGGAAATGTGTAAAAAAGATATCGCCGCTTTTAAACCGGATGTGCTGGTGCTGGTGGATTATCCTGGCTTTAACATGCGCATTGCCGAATGGGCAAAGCAGCAGGGTATCAAAATAGTATATTATATTTCCCCGCAGGTATGGGCCTGGAAGGAAAACCGTGTGAAAAAGCTTAAGCGCGATGTGGACAAGATGCTGTGCATCCTGCCGTTTGAGCAGGATTTTTACCGTAAATGGAACTACGAAACGGAATATGTAGGTCATCCGCTGGTGGAGGTGATCAAGGCAGCCAAGGAAGAACCGGCCGACACGCCGTTGTCTGACAAGCCTATTGTGGCGGTGCTGCCTGGCAGCCGTAAACAGGAGGTGAGCGTCAAGCTGCCGATCATGCTCACTATGGCCAAACATTTTCCGGAATACCAGTTCGTGGTGGCACAGGCGCCCAGCCTCGACGACCATTTTCTGGAAAGCCTCACCGGACAACATCCCAACGTGTCCATGGTGAAAGGCAAAACCTATAAGCTCCTGCGGCAGGCCAAAGCGGCCCTCGTTACCTCCGGTACCGCCACGCTGGAAACAGCGCTATTCGGCGTGCCTGAAGTGGTCTGCTATAAAGGCAATCCCATCTCTTATTTCTTCGCCAAAAAACTGATTAAAGTAAAATATATCTCCCTGGTCAACCTGATCATGGACCGGCTGGTGGTGAAAGAACTGATCCAGCACGATCTTACAGAAGAAAACCTGCTGAAAGAGCTGACCAGCCTGCTGAAAGATGATAAAGCCCGTCAGCACCTGATGGCCGACTACGCGGAACTATGGCATAAACTCGGCGAAAGAGATGCCAGCAGAAGGGCTGCGGAAGTAATCGTGAACTACGCTAAAAACAAATAG
- a CDS encoding beta-mannosidase has product MKYMRWGRWLVSIFFLTCVTKSIYAAGTVTDTLVSGWEFSRVDEGVWRPATVPGTVHTDLLALQMIPDPFVGSNEKAVQWVDKKDWQYRKKWKLSAAELQYDVLELDFKGLDTYASVYVNGQLVLQSANMFVEQVVNIKRWLREGDNELRVLFESPVKHDMPQFLKDQVIYPAGNDASDIPLSIYARKAPYHYGWDWGPRLVTSGIWRPVLLKKWNKAVIRDVWWQQQQLSTASATLNAVTTIEAVAPGTYNLKLTTQLGSYSKVTTTKVTLKQGRNTVQAPVQVRQPQLWWPAGQGNPTCYVMTAELLDNTVSFDKDEQMVGLRTIEVVNQPDSLGESFYVKVNGRPVFMKGANYIPQDNFLPRVSASKYKQLFDDMRNSHFNMVRVWGGGIYEDDLFYSLADVNGILVWQDFMFACTLYPSDTAFLNNVKAEAADNIRRLRKHPSLALWCGNNEVAVAIKNWGWQSGYAYTDAQWASLQQGYDQLFKTVLPAVVKENDPGRFYFHSSPISNWGKKEDFTKGDNHYWGVWHGMEWFEAFNTHIPRFMSEYGFQSFPEMATIDSFATKADYDIYSNVMQSHQKSPAKGNTAIRTYMLHYYQAPKDFPSFVYLSQVLQAEGMKVAIEAHRRAMPYCMGTLYWQLNDCWPGPSWSGRDYYGRWKALQYYVKEAFNPLLISGVVENNQLKVWAVSDETRNHKAAVELVAMDLAGNPVWKQTLSGVDVPANTSKQIFTVDTAAILKGRNPAEVICYAQLRIDDKIVSRNIFYFAPAKDMQLEKPAFTTTVEHKLFVDPPSLYRDRVLLTIRADRFARNVYLQLNNATPGEQFDQNYFDLLPGESRTVWLRSTRDIEKIKAALTITSLVDTYKN; this is encoded by the coding sequence ATGAAATATATGAGATGGGGTCGATGGCTGGTATCGATCTTTTTTTTGACCTGCGTTACTAAATCGATTTATGCGGCGGGAACTGTTACTGACACACTGGTTTCAGGATGGGAATTCTCACGTGTGGACGAGGGCGTATGGCGCCCTGCCACAGTGCCCGGCACGGTACATACCGATCTGCTGGCCCTGCAGATGATACCCGATCCGTTTGTAGGCTCCAATGAAAAAGCCGTGCAGTGGGTGGATAAGAAAGACTGGCAATACCGGAAAAAATGGAAGCTGTCGGCCGCCGAGCTGCAATACGACGTACTGGAGCTGGATTTCAAAGGACTGGACACCTACGCGTCTGTATATGTGAATGGTCAGCTGGTACTGCAATCTGCCAATATGTTCGTGGAACAGGTAGTCAACATAAAACGCTGGCTGCGCGAAGGAGACAACGAACTACGGGTGCTCTTTGAAAGTCCCGTTAAACACGATATGCCACAGTTCCTGAAAGACCAGGTGATCTATCCCGCCGGTAATGACGCCAGCGATATCCCGCTGAGCATCTATGCCCGTAAAGCGCCCTACCACTACGGCTGGGACTGGGGGCCGCGCCTCGTAACGTCTGGCATCTGGAGACCGGTGCTGCTGAAAAAATGGAATAAAGCAGTGATCCGCGATGTATGGTGGCAGCAACAACAACTGAGCACCGCCAGTGCCACGCTGAACGCGGTGACCACCATAGAAGCGGTCGCCCCCGGCACCTACAACCTCAAACTGACAACTCAACTCGGCAGCTACAGTAAAGTAACCACGACCAAAGTAACGTTGAAACAAGGCCGCAACACGGTGCAGGCGCCGGTGCAGGTCCGTCAGCCGCAGCTGTGGTGGCCCGCCGGACAGGGAAATCCTACCTGTTATGTCATGACAGCCGAACTGCTGGATAACACCGTTTCGTTTGATAAAGACGAGCAAATGGTAGGACTGCGAACAATTGAAGTGGTGAATCAACCGGACAGCCTGGGCGAAAGTTTTTACGTGAAAGTCAATGGCCGCCCGGTTTTCATGAAGGGGGCCAATTATATTCCGCAGGACAATTTCCTGCCACGCGTGTCTGCATCCAAATACAAACAGTTGTTTGATGATATGCGTAACAGTCATTTTAACATGGTGCGCGTATGGGGCGGTGGTATTTATGAAGATGATCTTTTTTATTCACTGGCAGATGTTAACGGTATCCTTGTCTGGCAGGACTTTATGTTTGCCTGCACCCTGTATCCGTCCGATACGGCTTTCCTGAACAACGTGAAAGCGGAAGCAGCAGATAATATCAGAAGATTGCGCAAACACCCGTCACTGGCGTTGTGGTGCGGTAACAATGAAGTGGCCGTAGCGATTAAAAACTGGGGCTGGCAGAGTGGTTATGCCTACACCGATGCACAATGGGCCAGCCTGCAACAGGGATATGATCAGTTGTTTAAAACAGTATTGCCCGCTGTGGTGAAGGAAAATGACCCCGGTCGTTTTTATTTCCATTCTTCCCCTATCAGTAACTGGGGCAAGAAAGAAGATTTTACCAAAGGGGATAACCACTATTGGGGCGTATGGCACGGGATGGAATGGTTTGAAGCGTTTAATACGCACATTCCGCGGTTCATGAGTGAATACGGTTTTCAGTCATTTCCTGAAATGGCCACCATCGATAGCTTTGCTACCAAAGCAGATTATGATATTTACTCCAATGTAATGCAGTCGCATCAAAAAAGTCCTGCCAAAGGCAATACTGCTATCCGTACGTATATGCTGCATTATTACCAGGCGCCGAAAGATTTCCCGTCTTTCGTTTATCTGAGCCAGGTGTTGCAGGCGGAGGGGATGAAAGTGGCTATTGAAGCGCATCGCAGGGCTATGCCTTATTGCATGGGCACCTTGTACTGGCAGTTGAATGATTGCTGGCCGGGCCCGTCCTGGTCGGGCCGTGACTACTACGGCCGCTGGAAAGCGCTGCAGTACTATGTGAAAGAAGCCTTCAATCCCTTGCTGATATCCGGTGTTGTGGAAAACAACCAGCTGAAGGTGTGGGCCGTTTCTGATGAAACCCGTAACCATAAAGCCGCCGTGGAGCTGGTGGCGATGGACCTGGCGGGCAACCCGGTATGGAAACAAACTTTGTCAGGCGTGGATGTTCCTGCCAATACCAGTAAACAAATTTTTACAGTAGATACAGCGGCTATTCTGAAGGGAAGGAATCCTGCTGAGGTAATATGCTATGCACAACTGCGAATTGACGATAAGATTGTCAGCCGTAATATCTTTTATTTTGCCCCGGCGAAGGATATGCAGCTGGAGAAGCCGGCTTTTACAACTACGGTGGAGCATAAGTTGTTCGTAGATCCGCCATCATTATACCGTGACAGGGTATTGCTAACTATTCGGGCAGATAGGTTTGCCCGTAACGTTTATTTACAGTTGAACAATGCAACCCCGGGGGAGCAATTTGATCAGAATTACTTTGACTTATTGCCTGGAGAAAGCAGGACTGTTTGGTTACGATCTACGCGCGATATAGAGAAGATCAAAGCAGCGTTGACAATTACCTCTTTGGTAGATACTTATAAAAATTGA